The DNA segment TTCACTCTTCACTATTCACCTAGAAGCGCCGCCGCCCCATGCGACGGGGCGGATCGTGCGAGAGTGAAAAACCAGTGTCTCGGGCAAGGCCCTTCAGGTTACCTGGTTGCCTCTGGCCATGACAACCTGGCCTGTCCTTACCAACTCGATAATGTTGTACTTGTGGACCATGCGCACCAGCGCGTCGATCTTGTCGGTACCGCCGGTAGCCATCAGGATCATGGAGGATTCGGTGAGATCGACCGTCTTGCACTTGAAGTGTTCCGCCACCTGGAGGGCTTCGCTGCGATCTTCAGGCCCGGCGGCGACCTTGATCAGGGCAAGCTCCTGCACAACGGCGCTTTCGCCGGTATGGTCCACGCAGTGCAACACATCGATCAACTTGTTGACCTGCTTGATGATTTGTTCCAATCCTCCTGGATCGCCCTTTGCGG comes from the Acidobacteriota bacterium genome and includes:
- the ilvN gene encoding acetolactate synthase small subunit; protein product: MESLLSRDTHTLSVYVSNKPGVLARIAQVFARRGYNIDSLVVSSSVDGEFSRMTITAKGDPGGLEQIIKQVNKLIDVLHCVDHTGESAVVQELALIKVAAGPEDRSEALQVAEHFKCKTVDLTESSMILMATGGTDKIDALVRMVHKYNIIELVRTGQVVMARGNQVT